GACCTAAACCAGATTTGAAATTGAAAATGGAAACTAAGAAATATTGAAATTATATGACTGAAAGTTGTGCtatatgtaatttttctttttgcatcagaccattttcttgttttgattgAAGAGTATGACAAAAAGAACTTGATATTAATGAGTTTTATGCAGTGATGAAATGACCACTTCTTAAATAACTGCTGCAGAATCTATATTTTTGTGAAGTGTTTAAGTGTGAAACTgaaaagacagtaataatgatatgatttataCTGTATGTATTAGATATCCAGAAATTAACAATGTAAGGAAAAGTTGATTTAAATCTTAATTGATTTTCTGTAGTTTGAGTTACCTTGAAAGCTGTAATTCAAGAATTAATGTAATATTATTTACTTTGTAATTAACAGAAAATTGTAGATTCTATTAGATTTGCACAACTACTTTATTGCAAATAATGGCTTGTATTTGTGATGTATGTAAAAgaaaatttatttgatttaatggcTGATACACTGAAATATGAACAATTAACAAGTAagaccttgctctctctctctctctctctctcagtggtaAATGATGTGGAACACTGTGATTACCGTTTTAATGAACAatgtaacaggaataataataatgtggaaaAAGTGGTCAAATGACACCATTAAACTaataaaataggtaaataatgaagaaattttggGATAATAAAACTGGTTTGATGTTGGTGTTAAACTATGGAAATGATAAGCTTGCCTCACTGTCGTGTTCTGATTGTTTGATGTGCACAGCTTGCAACATCTCAATATACCTGTAACCACTATATATGACTAAGCACGCTAGAAAGGACGTAATATTTTGGCCCGACAGCACTAGACCCTGAACAGTAGTATGGCATGGAATGGCAGAAAATCTGGTTTATGGTGAAGTGGCCTAAATAGGCAGTCCATGCTACTGTTTCTGTGAGACTCTCCTATGGACACCCCAATTAAAGTCATATCTTGACTTGCCTCCACATGAGTGATGTATGAGTGTTGTGTAAGTTGTGCAGACACAATTTTTTGTGTGGCCTAACCAGCCTTGGGCCCAATGGTGCCCATATGCCGCCTATGGTGTTTAGACGAGCTGTATAGttgtaaatacaataatgattgtaGAATAATTCTTTTTTACTGTTCATTTTGGTGGGTATGTACTTAAAAATGCTGCCACAACCACCATTATGATTGGTGATTGACACACAGCTAGATCCAAAGCTCTGATATGGCTGTGTGTGCACCAAAATGTTGTTCGTGTGTATACACTGCATTCAGGGTGGCTGTGTGCAGCCCATTGTTATTGTATGTACAGATCTAAGCATGGAGTCaccctgatttatttatttatcagtcatCTTGTTCATCATCTGTTCCATCTTCCTCATAAATACTCCCCCTCATAAGTGATGCTCTGCCTCCTTGTTTTcattcacatgcacatacacacctgcCAGTCACATCTTGTCTATGTCTAGTGTGGAAGATCTAAGAAGACAGTTTTCACTATTACCAATTCCTACCTTAATCTTGTGATGCCTGTCTCCTGGGCTCGTGAGCACAGTCCTCAGGAACCTTCTCTACTGCAACACTCATTCTTAGCCAGCTATCAACATGTGgatttctctgtctcactcatacACTTTCTCTGTTTTAATGTGGCACGTTAATATGAAGGAAGTCTGTTGCTTTTGTCCCCTTTTCTTTGATTTACAAATTGACATCTTTCACCACGAATTTGCAAAGCCTTGCAGAATCATCTGAGCTAaaccatccccccctttcttttataCAAAGCAGCTATTTGATTCTTACTTGCCTGTCACACTTCATTGAATAAGGTGTCAAACAGATTCTCATAATATAAGAAGGCGCCTAATGCGGATTAGCCTGCCGCTGCTATGGCACTCTTGGTATAGGATTTTAAAAGAAAATCTGTAAAGCATTTGGTCTAGATTTAAAAAAGCTTACTTGGTTCTGCACTGTTTTCAGTTTCTCAGCAGAATTCAATCTATTGTATGTTTGCTCAAGAAGTTAGCGGAAttctattttcactttttattaatattatgtaaAATATGTGGCAAATCTATTTTTGATGTACAGTTTGAAAATGTGAAAAAGTGTTTAAATGTAAGTGTACTTGTTAAGTGTTGCATACAAGATACGAAGTGTGTCTGAGGCGTTTGTAAATAGGTCTAAATAAACTTTTAGGCTGTGATCCTCAGTTCTCTAGAAGCTTCTTTGGTCAGAAAGTTTATTAAAAAGTCCAGTGACCAATTTAAATTATTTCAAAAACCAATAAATATCACAAAGAAATTTAATATTTGTGTTTCTATCATGCCTTCAAATGTTTGTTTTACTGCAAATGATGCTGCAGTTTGCCATAAAGTATCGTGCTTTATAGCAATTGATAcgcctcttctattcttttttgaTATTCCAATTATATAAACCTAGTCTTGATATTAAATCAAGTTATTCACATGAATTTTATGCCTATGTGGGTGCAGCAAGCTAATGAATCATAAATTCATCCTTGTAATACTGATTTGAAGTAAGATTTGATTTCAATTGAAAATTCATTTTGTTTTACAGAAGTGATTTTATAATCGAAGTTCCATCTAATTTTTCCAAAGTAGAAATGTATGTGCCTGATATAACATTTGAAATGCAGTAAAGGGTACCAAGCATAATGGTCAATTAAAAGGTATTAAACAAAAATTGGCGTATTTCTGCATTCACCTTATATTGAGTTATAATTAATCAAGATTGTAAATTCAcgtactcatttttttcttccatatgcaTGCACTGCAGCCATATCGGCTTATTTTACCCAaatggaaggtgtgtgtgtgttgggtaaaTTTGTGGTGTGCAGGTATTATGGGGAAGTTCATCTTTGTGTAAACCTTAGAGTACAAGACAACACCTTAATCATAGCAAAACGCATTGGATTTTCTTCAACACGGATCCATTGGCAACGTGTTCGTGGGTATGACGTCATAGCTTATGTCCCGCCCCTCCAATCATtgtcttatcattttattttttaatgcccTTGGACCAAACGTTTTGATGACTGGTATTTCTTCAAATAGAAATGTTTGATACATTGTGGAGTACAGATAATAAAGACAATTCATGATCACACCATAAGAGATCAGTTTACCAAAGAGTTTTGGTAATCCTGCTAGATACATAAAATACATTACCTATGTATTTCAAGCAAAATTACAAGTCCACAGTTCCACCTATAGGTTGGACATTCTTTTAAAATGCGTaacttttacatttatatacttgaAAATTATCTAACGATGACAGGAAACTATCAATAAGAAAAACTCCCAATCGCTTCAATTCCCTGGACAGCAAAGGTAATCATTCATTATTGCCACTAGGACCGTGCATTCTAAGCTCCTACCCGGATAGCCTTCTAGAGGTTAAACCTCAGGCGGATGCCACCTCTTGCCACCTCCCCCAACATTGCCCCATATAAAGCTATGGGGCCCAACTTCACCAGTGGGGTTCCATTTACACTGGGTTGGCGGCTGCCAGGGTGCAGGTGGGACGAGTAACTACAATCCACCATACTTGTAGGGTGAGATGGGTGATACTTGCTTGACCATGACCCCGTACCTCTAGGTCCTGCTgatgctccgagatcccccacagtttagacTAGGACTGCAGTTTCTATGAGTGGAGCTCATGAGAATATCGGCTGGAGATTACTTGTGGATTGTTTTTACATACAGAGTATATAATTGCCCTTCGTTTCCCCCGTAAGGAGGGGACACCCcccaaaattatatatttatttaattatatatttatttatttcactgtTTCCGGTACACCAGAGGTCTTATTTTTCTTGATTTACCTGAGAAGTATCCTTGTGTTAGATCTATCCAATCCAAAGGCCGTGTagatttccgatttttttcctgtttttttggggggggcgattGGTTGACATGAGACTTTTTGGTCATTTTCAGTTTTacgtaaatgtatttatttatttattcgaaaAGTCAAAAGTCGGAAATCTACACGGCCTTAGAATTCCGATGCGCTAGCGAAAGCAGCATATCGCGTTTGAATCGCACGAAAAGTACGACAGTTCTGATGTACCGAAGCTTATGTAAACAGTCCGGAGAAATACCGCTggtaatgctgcgttcggaactgctcgtctatctcgtccagactacttgtccaggaccagcaggacgagatgcgccgcgttcggaacctccaagaccctttctgcccagaatgcaaccggctcgaatgtaaacattcactttcttatcataccggtgtctttattttacacgctgcataggttttgtaattCCTTTGATGCACATTTAACTAACCTGAACAACCTGATGCACATTTaactaaactaaacaaaaatatcctttgataacaccaattaagggtcttaaaattacccaccaatatcttgtggttacctgcaactgtcagtgtttacatacaaaatctattgtgacgtcatctcgtcctgctcggccaccttcgcaggagggcgagtagGACGAgatagactacttgtccgggacgagatagtggaggttccgaacggtcaaaacatctcgtcaaACTGGTCTGGACGAGGTAGACGAGTAGTTCCGAACGCACCATTGCCGAAGTTCGTTTTCTCTGTGATTATCGCTAAATCTAatgatgttatatttatatatatatatataaaaaactcaTTTTTAGTGTACTTAGCGATGCGATGATTATCAAGTCAATCGGAATGATAATTTTCAATAGGGACGATATTCTGTAAAGGTAggtctcattttgtttgtttttagtctttggatataaaaatagatatttctGTCTGAAAAATTTAAATGCATTAAACCATAGAGACAGCTAGTAGCTAGTGTAAACCAGATAAAACTTTTTAAAATTCGattttgaagaaatggagaaTGTGGATGGCAAAATCAGTACAGAATCATCCTAGttataaagtcctagcatgaatacaacatggctgttcaattttgaggattttaaaagcatatgtatAAAGTACTTCGAATTCGAGACTAAACGAAGAAGTTGAattttccccatcttccccttgccCACAGGAGGGGGGTGGCAAAGGGTCACTGGGATTTTATAATTTTTGAGGGGGATCATTTGTGTAAACACGCACCATTTtaatcatttatccatttattatccATTTTAATAATCCTCATTGAGGAGTTGTAGTGGCCCCGTGAGGGCCAGGAACTAAAGGCATCTGTTCCggcggttacgggaaacgcgacacctcttgtgcgacaggaatcgagcagacggtcAACTTTAAATGAGTTGCCATATGCATTCCTCCTGCTTTGGATATTTCAtgtatattcgtacttatattggatatctataacaccgcactatccaccataagatatcaaaagccatcttggatatcatattccaaaatactgtttacctgttggaaaaataaccagtacagtaaaatagcaagccgtcaaccacgatcattcccattacgacACAGAAATGGGcagagcttagaggcctgtctcgcctccgatcacgagacactcTGTGTCTCGTGATAAGTGTCGCGGGGCGTTttgcgacaccctaattgccaccggaaaagatgccatAAGTTACCCCCAAAGCGTCGTTTTCGTTGCGGCCACGGGCACCACCTGGGGGAATATTATTTTCTTCAAAtacggaataaataaatatttaagtaatatagagaaaaaaatctactTCGGAACCTCTCCAGGTATACATAAAACTAATAAGAcccataacaataaaaaacagatgTTTTCTATGTAGAAAAAACGATCATTAAGACTCGGGAAATTCCCGCCTCACGCCAGTCGATTGTGGCGAGAGGAACTAAGAGGACTTACGTGTAGTGCTCCGGACGAGTTAAGTATTCGGGaagatttatgtatttttctggtTAGCTCCTGTAACCGATAATGATTATCCGGAAGGGCCACGAGATATTCCTGTAGCTTCCTGTGAATAAAGGGAGgttttatttgttctattttatatattatatatattttacctccAGTTCCTCggccccttcctttttttttttttttttttttttttttttatagattcctTGCCACAAGCTTCTTTTCGTTTGCTTATGCCATCtttaagtttttgtttgttttgttttgttttgttattaaaaGTGGGTCACAATCGGCTCAGTTAGTGGCGAAGAGTAACCCATGATACAGGCGCTCACCACAATGTAAAGGAGTAAAATATATCACTATCAAACCGTTTTCTTTAACAATTTTCAAAAGTAACAGTTTTCAACTAGAAACAAGTGTAGAGTTGGTGTTTAGTCATTTGCACCTATTATCTttgctaagaagtgcataaaatcatcagACGCCTAGATGTGTTTGGTTATTTACTTAATTATGGTACCCAAGACCTAAGGTAACGTCTACACATATTTTTATCTGAAACGTACGGAATAAAATGCAATAGCTGTTTCAACACTAGACGACTGCGCATACAAACGAGCTTAAAATtctttatagtttttattgcaGAGTGGGTATTACTGTGTACCATCTTCAATATGAAATGATCAGTATCTCGCTTATATATCCTAAGTTCAAAGATCTGACTTCTACGGAAATTAATATTCTCCAGCCTTCGGCAATTACCGGTATCACTGACCGCGTAACAGGCTAACCAAGCTCAATTTATGATCAGCAAAGGGCTACGCCCCCATGTTTTATCATCTTCTAATATTTCCTTTTTAGGTGGCTAGCTACTATCTtagatcttctttctcttctcccttccttcgagaatgattctcttctttcttctttttcgttcgttcgtttgacTTCTAGGTGCCTTTCGTACTGAAGTGCTTTTTACAACGGAAACGAccattttcaaatcaaatcaaatttaccgatGCTGGAAAGAACCAACGGTTGAGCGAAGTCAAACCgaaatattgtaatcattattcataCGGCAATTTTCAAATATTGGTACTTCGTAATCGGTATGCATACAGATCCCTTCGTAAGCTACAACATAtcaccagggagtctcgatggaaGGCATATTTCATGTGTGaaagtatacatttttttcatttcacaaaatatttcgtcataaatcactgaTATTTTTTCTAATACTGGTAAAATGTGTTCTTTGGGCATTCAGGAACTCGTATATATGCGCAATGTCATTATCAAATGCTGTATGCAAGACTgcaacaagcaaaagtccacacaAGTGTACCCGAGCGCATATTAGTGGcgaacctcaccccccccccccccccggcctccaGGGACTGTTCCTTATGCCTCCCtctttcgcacaaggctagccggACGTGGCAGCTGTAGCGGAGGAGGAATGCAAGCCCTTAACAGTACCGAGGCTACCACATcatcactgcacacacacacacacacagacacacacacacacacacacacacacacacacacacacacacacacacacacacacacacacacacacacacacacacacacacacacacacacacacacacgatatatgtatatataatatatgtacatatatatacatatatatgtatatatatgtatatatatgtatatatatgtatatatatatgtatatatgtatatatatgtatatatatgtatatatatgtatatgtatatatatgtatatatatgtatatatatgtatatatatgtatatatacatatatatacatatatatatatgtatatatacatatatatatgtatatatatgtatatatatgtgtatatatatgtatatatatgatatatgtatatatatgatatatgtatatatgatatatgtatatataatatatatatatacatatatatatatacatatatatatatacatacacatatatacacacatcatcagGGAGCTAAAACGGACggaggcgcatagccgcatctaaGGTCTATATAACTACAGGTCttgtcacttcggagttctgcgcagctttgggtgataaggcctatgacgtcactaggagtAGACTGGTGgaaaggagataatagaaaacggtagcaaataGTTAAGTAATTTTAGGAGCTGGCACgctgaacgatttgcatattgggcagattttacaggcgatagGTATCAGCGATCGTTTGTAGGTCTATATCACATATAAGTAAATTCAATTTTGGAATGCTCATGCTGCAGCTTAGATATGGAATaacaaagaagtaaaataaacaaataagacatGGTatttaaactccaaatgtttttgacgaatttattataaaacaaatcatacagcCAATGCACTGCATAAAATCCaagacaagtacacacacacacacacacacacacacacacacacacacacacacacacacacacacatatatatatatatatatatatatatatatatatatatatatatatatatatattgctgtgaaCACTGTTTGCACATCGcgatgtgcatatgtatttttggcgggaaaaagagGCGCGAAGAAGGGGGAATCGAggggagacggacagagacggaGGCATGCACGGATGTTGTGCTGAAGAGACATCAGTTTTCAGTGCACGTGAAGTGTCACACCCTAGCTAGCCTCATGCCACCTTCCTAGTGTCGTACAGCATCGATGAGTGTTGTGTTTTAGTTCTCAACAGCAGAAATAAACGGACATTGAAAGAGTTAAGTGACCAGCACTGCCTTTGACTCTCGTAGTGGCGCCGTGATGTATAGagtgaaataaagggaaaatagtTGAAGTGCCATCTTTCTCTCACCTGTGCCACACTGCTGCAAGGAGGATTTACAACAATTGGTGTCAGGAGTGGGATCCACATCTATTATTGAAGATAATTGTGAAATTGTGCGTGAACTGGTGGCGAAGGTGACGAGAAATGGCGGACCAAGGCGAGGGTGAGCAGTTTTCACTCGCGGACATCATGGCTGCTATTAAGAAGGTAGGAGAAGAAATTATAGCAGTGAGAGAAGAAATTAGAGCTGTGAAAGAAGAAAGTGCGGCGGTAAGAGAAAAAGTTCGTGGGCAGATTGAGGCCACGACTTGTAAACTGCTAGAAGAAATGAACGTGTTGAGGAGTGCAGTGAGCGATCGGCACAGCCAGATGCTTATCATGGAGAAGCAGACGGAGATTCGCCAAGAAGTGTGTGAGATCCGTGAGAAAGTTAGCGAGTTCAAGAAAGAACAGAGACACAGGATAGATGACACTCAGTGCATGCTTACAAGTGTGGAGCAGAGCGTGGAGTATGCAGAAGGGAGATGGTTTAACCTGAAAGAAGTGAGGCAAGAAATTCGCGCACTTCAAGCAGtgggagaagagatgaaagaagaaatgaaggaagaaacacGTAGGGATCTGGAGAAGGCGAAAATATCGGCAATGGAACTACGAAAAAAGTCAACATCGAGTGAGACAACGAGTGAAGCCAGGGTGACGACGCCTGATTTGACGCTCGTGCAGCCAGACACCCGCGTGGGTTCGGACTCCCCTCATGCCTCCCCACCGCCTTCCCCACGGGCAGGCattaacaaaacaagaagaaaaccgcAAGATTTACCGCAAGTTTACGTAAAGCAGGCCCATATCACAGACCTACAGGAGGCGTTGGCACGTGCACTAGAGTATGAGTCGTTTAGGATGAGCGGCAACAGTGGTGGAGTGCAGGTATACCCAGGAGTCCAGCAAGCTTTTAG
The Penaeus vannamei isolate JL-2024 unplaced genomic scaffold, ASM4276789v1 unanchor5120, whole genome shotgun sequence DNA segment above includes these coding regions:
- the LOC113818157 gene encoding uncharacterized protein, with the protein product MADQGEGEQFSLADIMAAIKKVGEEIIAVREEIRAVKEESAAVREKVRGQIEATTCKLLEEMNVLRSAVSDRHSQMLIMEKQTEIRQEVCEIREKVSEFKKEQRHRIDDTQCMLTSVEQSVEYAEGRWFNLKEVRQEIRALQAVGEEMKEEMKEETRRDLEKAKISAMELRKKSTSSETTSEARVTTPDLTLVQPDTRVGSDSPHASPPPSPRAGINKTRRKPQDLPQVYVKQAHITDLQEALARALEYESFRMSGNSGGVQVYPGVQQAFRARCTQVRRRSNSPRTGDKCWRYGHQGHQKQYCTKAKIQSTEDVATGYRYQPCCWSCGEQGHLSKKCPKQSAGNDGRLEEGARQPMSVRHRSI